GCTGCACCTTGGGGTCGTCGGCGTCCGCGCCGGTGCGGCGGATCACGACGGCCTCGGACTGCATGATCGGCTCGCCGGCGACCTCCAGGCCCGCGTTGCGCAGCGAGGTGCCGGTCTCGACGACGTCGGCGATGACCTGGGCGACGCCGAGCTGGATGGCGGTCTCGACGGCGCCGTCGAGGTGGACGACGGAGGCGTCGATGCCGTGCTCGGCGAGGTGCGCCGCGACGATGCCCTCGTAGGAGGTGGCGATCGTCTTGCCGGTCAGGTCCGCCAGGCCGCTGATCGTGCCGGGCTTGGTGGCGAAGCGGAAGGTGGAGCGGGCGAAGCCGAGGGGGAGGATCTCCTCGGCCTGGGCGCCGGAGTCGATGAGCAGGTCCCGGCCGGTGAGGCCGATGTCCAGCTGCCCGGAGGCGACATAGATCGCGATGTCGCGGGGGCGGAGGTAGAAGAACTCGACCTCGTTCACCGGGTCGACGATCCGCAGTTCCTTGGACTCGCGGCGCTGCTGGTAGCCGGCCTCATGCAGCATCTCCGCCGCAGGGCCGGAGAGGGAACCCTTGTTGGGGACGGCGATGCGCAGCATGAGGTCGGCTTCCTTTGCGTGGTGTGTGGGACGGGAACGGGTGCGGCTCAGAGGTGGGCGTAGACGTCGTCGAGGGAGATGCCGCGGGCGACCATCATCACCTGGACGTGGTACAGCAGCTGCGAGATCTCCTCGGCGGCGGCTTCCTTGCCCTCGTACTCGGCGGCCATCCACACCTCGGCGGCCTCTTCGACGACCTTCTTGCCGATGGCGTGGACGCCCTTCTCCACCAGTTCTGCGGTGCGGGAAGTGGCGGGGTCGCCCTGGGCGGCCTTGTGCTGGAGCTCGGTGAAGAGCTCCTCGAACGTCTTCTTGGACATGGTGACGCTCAGCCTATGCCACACCCGGCTTCCGTCAGCGCCAGGGTTCGGATACTGAGCGGAGGGTGGCCGCGGTCGCCACCGCCGCCGTCACCGCCTCGTGCCCCTTGTCCTCGTTGGAGCCTTCGATCCCGGCGCGGTCCAGGGCCTGCTCCTCGGTGTCGCAGGTCAGCACGCCGAAGCCGACGGGGACGCCGGTGTCGACGGAGACCTGGGTGAGGCCCTGGGTCACGCCCTGGCACACGTACTCGAAGTGGGGCGTGCCGCCGCGGATGACGACGCCGAGGGCGACGATCGCGTCGTAGCCGCGGCCCGCGAGGACCTTGGCGACGACCGGGAGCTCCCAGCTGCCGGGGACCCTGAGGAGGGTCGGCTCGTCGATGCCCAGGTCGTGCAGGGCGCGCAGGGCGCCGTCGACCAGACCGTTCATCACCTTCTCGTGCCACTGTGCCGCGATGACGGCGACCCGGAGGTCACCCACATTGCGTACGGACAGCTCCGGTGCACCCTTGCCGCTCACGTTGCTCCCTCTGTGCTCTCTTACTGGTTGCCGCAGGCGGGCACGGTGGTCGTGTCCAGCCAGGGCAGGTCGTGGCCCATCCGGTCCCGCTTGGTGCGCAGGTAGCGGAGGTTGTGCTCGCCGGCGCTCACGGGCATCGGCACGCGGGCCTGGACCGCGATGCCGTGGCGGACGAGTGCGTCGGTCTTGTCGGGGTTGTTGGTCAGCAGCCGGACGCCGCGCACACCGAGGTCGGCGAGGATCTGCGCGCCGGCGGCGTAGTCGCGGGCGTCGGCGGGCAGGCCGAGTTCCAGGTTGGCGTCGAGGGTGTCGCGGCCGCGCTCCTGGAGTTCGTAGGCGCGCAGCTTGGACATCAGGCCGATGCCCCTGCCCTCGTGTCCGCGCAGGTAGACCACGACGCCCCGGCCCTCTTCCTGGATGCGGGCGAGGGAGGCGTCGAGCTGGGGGCCGCAGTCGCAGCGGGCCGAGCCGAAGACGTCGCCGGTGAGGCACTCGGAGTGGACGCGGACGAGGACGTCCTGGCCGTCGCCGATCTCGCCGTGCACCAGGGCGACGTGCTCGACGCCGTCGACGGTGGAGCGGTAGCCGTAGGCCGTGAAGGTGCCGTGGGCGGTGGGCAGCTGGGTCCTGGCCTCGCGGCGGACGGTGGGCTCGCTGCTGCGGCGGTAGGCGATCAGGTCCTCGATGGAGATGATCGTCAGGCCGTGCTTGCGGGCGAAGGGGATCAGCTCGGGCAGGCGCAGCATCGTGCCGTCCTCGCCGGCGATCTCGACGATCGCGCCGGCCGGACGCAGGCCCGCGAGCCGGGCGAGGTCGACGGCGGCCTCGGTGTGGCCGTTGCGGGTGAGGACCCCGCCGGACCGGGCGCGCAGCGGGAAGATGTGGCCGGGGCGGACGAAGTCCTGAGGGCCCGAGACGCCGTCGGCGAGGAGTTGGAGGGTGGTGGCGCGGTCGGAGGCGGAGATGCCGGTGCTCACGCCGTGCGCGGCGGAGGCGTCGACGGAGACCGTGAACGCGGTCTTCATCGACTCGGTGTTGTCCTCGACCATCTGCGGCAGCTTCAGCCGGTCCAGCTCGTCGCCCTCCATGGGGGCGCAGATCAGGCCGCGGCACTCGCTCATCATGAAGGCGACGATCTCGGGGGTGGCCTTCTCGGCGGCGATGACGAGGTCGCCCTCGTTCTCCCGGTCCTCGTCGTCGACGACCACGACGGGGCGGCCGGCCGCGATGTCGGCGATGGCCTGCTCGACGGGGTCGAGGGCGAAGTTCTCGACGTCGCCGGTGCCGTACAGGGTTGTTGCGGCGCTCATGCCGGCGCTCCTTCCAGGGTGGGCTGGGCTGCCGCGCGCGAGCGCAGCCACCAGTCGCGCAGGCCCCACAGGACGAGCGCGCCGTAGATGACGTAGACGAAGCCGGAGAAGGCGTAGCCGTTGGCGAAGTTGAGGGGCACGCCGACGACGTCGACGAGCAGCCAGGCGAACCAGAACTCGACCATGCCGCGCGCCTGGGCGTACATGGCGACGACGGTGCCGACGAAGATGTAGGCGTCCGGCCAGGGGTCCCAGGACAGGGTGGGGTACGCCTTGAACAGCAGCGCCACCGCGACCGTGCCGGCGGCGGCCGCCGCGGCCATCGCGGCGCGCTCGCGCCAGGTGGCGAACCGGACGGCGATGTGGCCGTCCTCGCCCTGCCCCTTGCCGCGCTGCCACTGCCACCAGCCGTACAGCGCGACGAGCATGACGACCGCCTGCTTGCCGGCGCTGCCGGTGAGGTGGCCCAAGAAGGCGCCGAAGAGGATGAGGCCGGCCAGGAACTGCACGGGCCAGGTCCAGATGGAGCGTCGCCAGCCGAGGGCGAGGGCGGCCAGGCCGAAGAGGTTGCCGACCATGTCGGACCAGAGGATGTGCTGGCCGAAGAGGGCGAACGCCTCGGAGTTCAGCGTGTTCACCGGCCGGCCCCCTGCGCGCGGTCGCCCAGCATCCGCTCGACGTACTTGGCGATGACGTCCACTTCGAGGTTGACCGGGTCGCCGGGCTGCTTGTGGCCGAGCGTGGTCAGGTCGAGGGTGGTGGGGATGAGACTGACGGTGAAGTGGTCGGGGCCGGCGTCGACGACGGTGAGGCTGATGCCGTCGACGGTGATGGAGCCCTTCTCGACCACGTACCGGGTGAGGTCCGCGGGGAGGGAGATCTTCACGATCTCCCAGTGCTCGGAGGGCTTGCGCTCCAGGATCTCGCCGGTGCCGTCCACGTGGCCCTGCACGATGTGCCCGCCGAGGCGTTCGCCGACGGCCATGGGGCGTTCGAGGTTGACGCGGGAGCCGGCCTTCAGGGCACCGAGGCTGGAGCGTTTCAGGGTCTCGGCCATGACGTCGGCCGTGAACTCGTCGCCCTCGTGGTCGACGACCGTGAGGCACACGCCGTTCACGGCGATCGAGTCGCCGTGCCTGGCACCTTGGGTGACGACTGGGCCGCGCAGGCGGAAGCGACAGGCGTCGTCGAGGGTCTCGACGGCGGTGATCTCGCCCAGCTCTTCGACGATTCCGGTGAACACTTCCCGGGTCCTCCTGCCTCTTCGGGCACGGACTCCGGGGCTGTCGATGACGACAGAAGATACGAGCAGGGACACCGGGGACGACGCCGGACGGAGCCCGCCACGAGGACGGACTTCTCGGCGGCGCGCACGAATGCCCGCTCGCCGCGCACTGCCTCCCATCCGGACTTTAACCGTCGGTCCAGGAATTTCACCTGGTCAACCGGCCGCTGGAGGCGACCGGGTCGCGGACTGTAACCGCCGGTTCGGACTTTCACCGACCCCGGAGTGCGCTGCTACTGGTACAGGGCCAGTGTGCCACGCCCGGTGGATGTTCCGAGGGGAGAGGTATGTGGGCTGCCTCACAGACCGTGTCGCACTCCTTCCCGAGTGCGACCGGCATCCCAACTCGCGCGTCGGGCCCACCTCTTGAGGTCCGGCATTGGTACACACCTATTGACGATGTGGTCTAGTCCTTTCTAGGGTCATCGCCAGGGTCGGCTCAACCCCACTGACCGGCCCGGCGGCGGTGACGACGGCCCTTGCCCGCCGTCGGGCCTTCCCACGCCGCCCGGCTCGAACAACTCGTCCTGGGCCCGGTCCCGGGCCGTGAGCAGGGCGCCGCGCAGGACCGCGCCACCGCCCAGGGTGGTGGCGCGCACCTCCGTGGGCAGCGGCGTCATCCGGGCGATCCGGTCGCGCACGCGGGTGGCGAGCTCGGCGCCGCCGGCCTGCCCGACCTCCCCGCCGAGCACCACGCAACCGGGGTCCAGGATCGCGACGACCGAGGCGACGCCGACGGCCAGCCGGTCGGCGAGGGCGTCGAGGAAGGTGACGGCCGGAGCGGGTCCGCCGAGGGACCCGGCCCCCTGCTGCCCCGCCTGAGCCACCGCCCCCCGCACCGCGTCGACCGCCGCCCGGACCACCCCCGCCTCGGACGCCTGCGCCGAAATGCCGTGCTGCGCCGCCAGTTCCACGACCGCGGCCGACGCCGCCAGCGAGTGGAAGCCGCCCTCGCAGTCCGTCGAGGTCGGCAGTGCCGGCGTACCCGGGACCGGAAGGAAGCCGATCTCGCCGGTGCCGCCGGAGGCACCGCGGCGCAGGGCGCCGTCGAGGACCACGGCCGCGCCCGTTCCATGGCCGAGCCACAGCAGGACGAAGGTGTCCCGGTCCCGGGCCGCCCCGTCGCGCTGCTCGGCCACCGCCGCGAGGTTGGTCTCGTTCTCCACGCTGACGCGGGCCGCGGGCAACCGCTCCTGGAGGGTGACGACGAGGCGGCGGTGCCACTCCGGAAGCCCGGTGGAGTCGCGGAGTTCACCGCTGGAGGGGTCGACCAGGCCGGGCGCACCGATGCCGACGGTGTGCAGGCGTTCGGCGCCGGCCTCCTTCGCCACGCGCTCGACCAGCGTGACCGCCTGCTCCAGGGCGGGGCCCGTCCCCGTGTCACCGGCGATCGGCACCGACGCCTCGGCCAGCACCCGCCCCACCAGGTCCGCGACGGCCACCGCGACGCCCTCGGTGCGGACGTCGAGGGCGGCGAGGTGCGCCCGGTCGGCGACGATGCCGTAGACCTTCGCGTTGGGCCCGCGGCGCTGCTCCCCCGCTTCGCCGACGACCGCGATGAGCCCGGCGGCTCCGAGACGTTCGACGAGGTCGGCGACGGTGGGCCGGGACAGGCCGGTCAGCTGCTTCAACTGCCCTGCCGTCAACGGGCCTTCCTGCTGGAGCAGACGCAGGGCGAGCCGGTCGTTGATGGCCCGGGCGGTGCTCGGGGATGCGGGCATGCCGGGATCCTTCCAGATCGGCGGACCCGTTCACCGGGGCTCGCCGGGAGACCCTCTTATTATCAGGCAGGGTTCCTGATAGTTTACGCCCGCACCAGAGGTGAGCACGGCCGAGACCCGGAGGGGACCGCAGAATGGGCAACGTGGTCGACGAACAGCGCGAGGTGAAGCGGTCCCGGTACGCCGTGGCCGCCGTCTTCGCCGTGCACGGCGCCGTGACCGGCTCGTTCGCGACCCGCGTGCCGTGGATCCAGGACCACGCGGGCGTGAGCGCGGGCCAGTTGGGCATCGCGCTCGCCTTCCCCGCGCTCGGCGCGTCCCTGGCGATGCCGCTCGCCGGCAGCATCAGCCACCGCTTCGGGGCCCGCAACGCGCTGCGCGGACTGATCGCCCTGTGGACGCTGTCCCTGGTCCTGCCGTC
The Streptomyces tuirus genome window above contains:
- a CDS encoding ROK family transcriptional regulator; its protein translation is MPASPSTARAINDRLALRLLQQEGPLTAGQLKQLTGLSRPTVADLVERLGAAGLIAVVGEAGEQRRGPNAKVYGIVADRAHLAALDVRTEGVAVAVADLVGRVLAEASVPIAGDTGTGPALEQAVTLVERVAKEAGAERLHTVGIGAPGLVDPSSGELRDSTGLPEWHRRLVVTLQERLPAARVSVENETNLAAVAEQRDGAARDRDTFVLLWLGHGTGAAVVLDGALRRGASGGTGEIGFLPVPGTPALPTSTDCEGGFHSLAASAAVVELAAQHGISAQASEAGVVRAAVDAVRGAVAQAGQQGAGSLGGPAPAVTFLDALADRLAVGVASVVAILDPGCVVLGGEVGQAGGAELATRVRDRIARMTPLPTEVRATTLGGGAVLRGALLTARDRAQDELFEPGGVGRPDGGQGPSSPPPGRSVGLSRPWR
- a CDS encoding bifunctional 3,4-dihydroxy-2-butanone-4-phosphate synthase/GTP cyclohydrolase II, which translates into the protein MSAATTLYGTGDVENFALDPVEQAIADIAAGRPVVVVDDEDRENEGDLVIAAEKATPEIVAFMMSECRGLICAPMEGDELDRLKLPQMVEDNTESMKTAFTVSVDASAAHGVSTGISASDRATTLQLLADGVSGPQDFVRPGHIFPLRARSGGVLTRNGHTEAAVDLARLAGLRPAGAIVEIAGEDGTMLRLPELIPFARKHGLTIISIEDLIAYRRSSEPTVRREARTQLPTAHGTFTAYGYRSTVDGVEHVALVHGEIGDGQDVLVRVHSECLTGDVFGSARCDCGPQLDASLARIQEEGRGVVVYLRGHEGRGIGLMSKLRAYELQERGRDTLDANLELGLPADARDYAAGAQILADLGVRGVRLLTNNPDKTDALVRHGIAVQARVPMPVSAGEHNLRYLRTKRDRMGHDLPWLDTTTVPACGNQ
- a CDS encoding nicotinamide mononucleotide transporter family protein, whose translation is MNTLNSEAFALFGQHILWSDMVGNLFGLAALALGWRRSIWTWPVQFLAGLILFGAFLGHLTGSAGKQAVVMLVALYGWWQWQRGKGQGEDGHIAVRFATWRERAAMAAAAAAGTVAVALLFKAYPTLSWDPWPDAYIFVGTVVAMYAQARGMVEFWFAWLLVDVVGVPLNFANGYAFSGFVYVIYGALVLWGLRDWWLRSRAAAQPTLEGAPA
- the hisG gene encoding ATP phosphoribosyltransferase; its protein translation is MLRIAVPNKGSLSGPAAEMLHEAGYQQRRESKELRIVDPVNEVEFFYLRPRDIAIYVASGQLDIGLTGRDLLIDSGAQAEEILPLGFARSTFRFATKPGTISGLADLTGKTIATSYEGIVAAHLAEHGIDASVVHLDGAVETAIQLGVAQVIADVVETGTSLRNAGLEVAGEPIMQSEAVVIRRTGADADDPKVQQFLRRLQGVLVARTYVMMDYDCRVEQLEKAVALTPGLESPTVSPLHNEGWVAVRAMVPAKEAQRIMDDLYDIGARAILTTAIHACRL
- a CDS encoding phosphoribosyl-ATP diphosphatase, yielding MSKKTFEELFTELQHKAAQGDPATSRTAELVEKGVHAIGKKVVEEAAEVWMAAEYEGKEAAAEEISQLLYHVQVMMVARGISLDDVYAHL
- a CDS encoding riboflavin synthase gives rise to the protein MFTGIVEELGEITAVETLDDACRFRLRGPVVTQGARHGDSIAVNGVCLTVVDHEGDEFTADVMAETLKRSSLGALKAGSRVNLERPMAVGERLGGHIVQGHVDGTGEILERKPSEHWEIVKISLPADLTRYVVEKGSITVDGISLTVVDAGPDHFTVSLIPTTLDLTTLGHKQPGDPVNLEVDVIAKYVERMLGDRAQGAGR
- the ribH gene encoding 6,7-dimethyl-8-ribityllumazine synthase: MSGKGAPELSVRNVGDLRVAVIAAQWHEKVMNGLVDGALRALHDLGIDEPTLLRVPGSWELPVVAKVLAGRGYDAIVALGVVIRGGTPHFEYVCQGVTQGLTQVSVDTGVPVGFGVLTCDTEEQALDRAGIEGSNEDKGHEAVTAAVATAATLRSVSEPWR